From Juglans regia cultivar Chandler chromosome 9, Walnut 2.0, whole genome shotgun sequence:
TTTCTTAGCTAATTTCAACAAGTTTTAACAGCAGTGAGTACATTAATCCTCACCATCGGAACTTCTTCAGGCTTCTTATCTAGCAGAATTGCACGAACAAGCATACTCAATGAACAATTAGTAGGCTGCAAGAAAGAACATGAATGAATtagtaacaaaattaaattatgcctTTTTGGATTAATTAgagaaatcaaataataaataaaaagaagagttgAGCTTACCAACCATTTTATTAGACTCAATGTCGAAGGACAGCGCATTCAAAGATTTCTCACCCATTGAGAAGTTCCTTGACAAGGAATTTGTGAAAGGCTTTGAATTTTTACTAACAAAAGATTTGGCTGACACGGTGGGTTTCACACTTCCACCACATTTCCATACTCCATTTCCCCGGTCCGTTTCCATTCACTGTGTGATTTAAGCGCCAGAACACAATTCACTACTTTTGCAGATTTTCCTCCCTGaaatttaacaaatttatttaaaaacttcaTCAAGATACTCTCTTCTACAAAGTTCTACTCTAGCACCATAGTCATTCAATCCTAAGCATCTGGTGCATTTGAAAACTAGATTGAAAGTAACATAATTtccaaattcatgaaaaacaatggtacttataaatttcttaaatacaTCTTATGTTACCGAATTGTAGAATTAAATAGGAAAATCTAATCGGTTAAGTTAAAACAAtagaaaacattttaaaaattctacGTTGAATATCCTAGGAAATCAAGATGATCCTAATTCCTGAATACATACTTGTTCCAGATCAGATGCCTCGAAAGTAGGAATTCCCATTTCCTGCACAGCCACGAGGAAATTTTTCACATTCTCAAAGTACTGAAAAGCCGACAATGTCGCTCCATCAAGAACTCGAGCAGAATCACATGGACCCTCCACCACCTGAAACCAATTACATCCATAAGTTTTCCATattcagaaggaaaaaaaaaacacgaaatTGAGACGAGTATGAGGTTGAAGTTGACACCTTGGGTACAGCTCCAGGGTGAACCTTATTGAGAGCATTGCACAGAATAATCCGACTTCTCAATCCAAGCCTGAACTCTTCCTCCGAAGGCTCCACTGGCAAATCCTTCGCCGCGACTACTCCTACCATCTTTCTCAGCCACCCCGCCACTTCTTTTCTTCTCGACGTTGCCAATTCCCAAACAAAACAACTAAACAATCTCACTGAAATCATCTTATAGAACACCGTATTGAAAGCCCTGGGTAACGGTAACAGCAAgagaactagaaaaaaaaaaaggagaaaatggagagaaggggagagagggagtgtcGGGCCAAAGAGACAACCAATGAGAAAGAGATGGGAAGAGAGAAacagggagaaaaaaaatgaagggggTGTTCGgcgagggagaaagggagagaaagtgaAGGGTTTTTGGGAGAATAGATTCACGAGGGAAAtagaatgtttcagttgaggatatgtgattttagaataaaataacgATTTGGCGATGAATAGGACCTCGCTATATTTGGAGAAAATGATGGACTTACTGTAGATGAAAGCTTGAACTTTTCTATTTTACCGAGTCCAATGCAGCGGGTTTAAAGACGACAAAGTCCATAATTTAGCTTTTTTAGAGTTTTAGCGAGGCtgatgctaatgctcttagaacCCAATTAATGCCCTACCCTCTATGTTAAAGGAGGCCAAACGTACCCTTTGTTGTGGaacaatgttataaaaaattataagtgatTAACCTTCTAAATCCAACCTGTAGGGTCATCTCCACTGAAAAGTGGAAAGTTAGGCCTCATTGTTCTTGGTTGAATATCACCTATATGCGTGTTATGCAGGTGCTGCTGCTGTTGATGTGGATGGGTCTGCTACTGTTGATGAAATGGTGGCTGAGAATAGgtctgctgctgctgttgtaGGTGTTGTTGCAGCTGTAAGGATCTTGATTCTTCCTTTGGTGGGGCCCGGTCAGAAGCCTCACTATTAGGGTTGTTGTTTGTACtccttttcttcatttctaCAGTAAGGATGGCCAACTGTTGTACTATGgcctcattttttcttttaagggtGCCATGTCGGTCCATATGAGAAAACCTAGCATCAGTAGACTTTTTCAGTTCTTGGTATTGGGAATCCGTAGTTTTTTGTAGGGCATTGAGCCCATCTTGTAGTTGATTCAACCTAGTTCCTTTTACCATTGTATCTTCACAGGACAAGTCtctggataccacttgtaacacaccTATTTGGATTCACACTGAGAATAGCTCACTTCGAGGGGAGCATCTCTAGATACAGGAAGATGAAAAGAgaatagagagaaaatgaaaaattaggtTTTTGATTACTTTTCAGATGCCTTACAATCTTTTCCATTTAGTACATATACTTAGAAACTGAAAGAGGCCATGGGCCTACTGCTGGACTCAAATGAAAGACTAAACTAATGGACTGATGACAGGAAGTCAGATAACAACAGCTAAATGTTGGATAATGGCCCATATGGCACACGACTCTACTAATCAACTAAGGACTCTTAACAATTGACTCTAGGCCTAGCCTTTACAAAATAACCCAACCGATACTGACTCAATAACCTAGCCCATTGACTTAAATTACCCTTCAGTTCAACACTTCACTTCCGTTCACACTAATCTCCACTTCACTTCAAACACTTACTTCACACACGCACATTCGATTCCTTCATCCCCAACCTCCAGTCCCTTTCGTCGACAGAGCCTCTCCCATAGGGTTCTGCCATCCTTGTTACAGTATGGTGGCCGGTGGGGTCATGCGGTGCCGCATGAAATGAATTGTCTCTGAAAGTATGATTTTGTACTTGAGTATCTCAAGTAGACAATTTCTATGTGGCGCCGCTAAATACCATCGtggaatatgtaaatatcgCTGCATAAgcataatctttttgaaaaagatgagatctactattaaaaaattaattaatttttttatgtgtgtctcgtatttattcacttttttcaaagggattgCGCATCGCTTATGCACTCCAGTGACTCCACcgttgcaaatatcatttctatttttttttattgtgaaattATATAGGAAAGATTTACGCCACACTTTTACTTCATAAATAAGTGATTTCATTTATGTTcttctcttttaatattttaatatatgtgtatttggatagaaaaaaaaaatgacaaatcacatattgattaggtagaggtgtgtggtgtaagacttctatatagaattattattattatcatcatcatcatcattattaaagAGTATTTATTTGTATAAAAGATAGAATACTTTGATTAGGTTAATTAATatccatattttataataaacacaaatttaatttgataaatacatacttttgacaaaataaattcttgTAACAAAAATGTTAAATTGGGTAGCAAAGTTGCAAAATTGGTACTCgcaacataaaattaatattcttttcGATCATTAATAATTCAATATTAggtgtggtttggatagtgagttgagttgagatgagatgaattgagatgaaagttgaataaaatattattttttaacattattattgttttaaaattttaaaaaattgaattatttattatattttatgtaaaaaattagaaGAGTTGTAATCATAAGATGAGGTAAGATGAAACACTTTGTATCCACATAGGGCTAAAAGTGttctacaaaatttatataacatttatttattattatacaaACAACGATGTCATATATAGAATacattcatctatatattatctctctaaatctaaaccttataaaatattagaattagGACATTTTTAAGCAATTTCAATtctaattaaaagaataaaatattgcgCCCACTTGCTTGCGCACCGCTCAAGTTATGGATTCACCAACATATATACTACTCTCTGCAAGTTGAGTACTAGTGTTAATCAATAATGTTAATGCACCCTTCAAGTAGGGTACTAATGGCTTTATTTTCGCCTTTTTAGTGCCTCCATATCATACTTATTCATATCCCAAGGTTGGTGACCGAgatgcttcttctttttatacaaaagaaaaaaaaatacaatttaatataattctttAGACTTAGACTAGAAGCACATATGTATAC
This genomic window contains:
- the LOC118349457 gene encoding kinesin-like protein KIN-14I, whose product is MVGVVAAKDLPVEPSEEEFRLGLRSRIILCNALNKVHPGAVPKVVEGPCDSARVLDGATLSAFQYFENVKNFLVAVQEMGIPTFEASDLEQPTNCSLSMLVRAILLDKKPEEVPMVRINVLTAVKTC